In Oryza brachyantha chromosome 1, ObraRS2, whole genome shotgun sequence, the following are encoded in one genomic region:
- the LOC102711203 gene encoding LOW QUALITY PROTEIN: DNA-(apurinic or apyrimidinic site) endonuclease, chloroplastic-like (The sequence of the model RefSeq protein was modified relative to this genomic sequence to represent the inferred CDS: inserted 1 base in 1 codon) codes for MAAIRASSLRAPATRIVELTRTKMSSMSGFAASQRGYPPQGHEPWTKLTHREKLPEWLAYNPRTMRPPPLSRDTKCMKILSWNVNGLHDVVTTQGFSAPNLAQRENFDVLCLQETHLEEKDIENFKNLIAGYDNSYWSCSVSRLGYSGTAVISQVKPISVQYGLGIPEHDHEGRVITLEFDGFYLVNAYVPNSGRFLRRLTYRVNNWDPCFSNYLKILEKSKPVIVAGDLNCARQSIDIHNPPAKTKSAGFTIEERESFETNLSSRGFVDTFRKQHPNAVGYTFWXNQRITNKGWRLDYFLVSESITDKVHDSYILPDVSFSDHSPIGLVLKL; via the exons ATGGCGGCGATCCGCGCCTCTTCTCTCCGGGCTCCGGCT ACAAGGATTGTGGAATTGACAAGGACAAAGATGTCGAGCATGTCAGGCTTTGCGGCTTCTCAGCGTGGATATCCTCCCCAAGGTCATGAGCCCTGGACTAAACTTACACACAGAGAGAAATTACCAGAATGGCTTGCATACAATCCAAGGACCATGAGGCCTCCACCACTTAGCCGTGATACTAAGtgcatgaaaattttatcctGGAATGTTAATGGGCTTCATGATGTTGTGACCACACAAGGTTTTTCTGCACCTAACTTGGCCCAGAGAGAGAATTTTGATGTGTTATGTCTTCAAGAGACGCATTTGGAG GAAAAggatattgaaaattttaagaatcTGATAGCAGGCTATGACAACAGCTATTGGTCATGCAGTGTCTCAAGGCTTGGCTATTCAGGGACTGCGGTAATTTCACAG GTTAAACCAATTTCTGTCCAATATGGACTTGGCATACCCGAACATGATCATGAGGGCAGGGTTATTACTTTGGAGTTTGATGGGTTTTACTTGGTAAATGCCTATGTTCCAAATTCTGGTCGATTTTTACGTAGATTG ACTTACAGGGTCAATAACTGGGATCCATGTTTCAGCAACTATCTAAAA ATACTGGAAAAGTCCAAACCAGTAATTGTTGCTGGTGATCTTAACTGTGCTCGTCAGAGCATTGACATTCACAATCCTCCA GCAAAAACCAAGTCTGCAGGCTTCACAATTGAAGAGAGAGAGTCatttgagacaaatctttctAGCAGAGGCTTTGTGGATACTTTCAGAAAACAGCACCCTAATGCTGTGGGCTATACCTTCT AAAACCAACGGATAACCAACAAAG GTTGGCGATTAGATTACTTTCTTGTGTCAGAATCGATTACCGACAAGGTTCATGATTCATACATTCTTCCTGATGTATCATTCAGCGACCACAGTCCAATCGGCCTCGTACTAAAGCTATAG
- the LOC102711482 gene encoding bifunctional endo-1,4-beta-xylanase XylA: protein MGERRSGYRDRGGGEQGKYWRPQRPHGGGNFSVPLWEKKFCTDACGIPWGKLCETKKLMSLYKNVVVWDDSAALEAFNDAKSRFCAVYHGQPCDIPLPDPNMYIDMVNPDEYIDPELVADLEKSRRSVPKRDNAAPDGWDSFIFTDKPVPATGWGDGETSNTPGRQYSVNWNNQVEQPTEANCMQSSVNWGNNVSQPPQTTVQQSSGNWDMYVKQQGQGSNWETPTMPCSWDMKGDSLDAWKQNYGWGSAAIDSLDNCRDNYYIPDSQGWSYGRWKRRNNEASRRNNRNRDRGGPISSKAMKPKYHADEHNGANNSWRHCRVRNNMHYSYENPGRNQSLAM from the exons atGGGGGAGAGGCGGTCCGGCTACAGGGACAGAGGGGGCGGCGAGCAAGGGAAGTATTGGAGGCCACAGCGCCCGCACG GAGGTGGAAATTTCTCAGTACCATTGTGGGAAAAGAAATTCTGCACTGATGCTTGTGGAATCCCATGGGGTAAACTGTGTGAAACCAAGAAATTGATGTCACTGTACAAAAATGTGGTTGTCTGGGATGATTCAGCTGCATTAGAAGCTTTCAACGATGCGAAGTCTCGTTTCTGTGCTGTATACCATGGCCAACCTTGTGATATCCCTTTGCCTGACCCAAACATGTATATTGACATGGTTAACCCAGATGAATATATTGATCCTGAATTGGTGGCTGATCTTGAGAAGTCACGACGTTCTGTTCCCAAAAGGGATAATGCAGCTCCAGATGGGTGGGACTCCTTTATATTTACAGATAAGCCAGTTCCAGCCACAGGATGGGGTGATGGGGAGACAAGCAACACACCTGGCCGGCAATACTCTGTGAACTGGAATAATCAGGTGGAACAGCCGACTGAAGCAAATTGCATGCAAAGTTCAGTAAATTGGGGTAATAATGTCAGTCAGCCTCCTCAAACAACAGTTCAGCAAAGCTCAGGAAATTGGGACATGTATGTTAAACAGCAAGGTCAAGGTAGCAACTGGGAGACACCAACCATGCCCTGCAGCTGGGACATGAAGGGTGACTCCCTGGATGCATGGAAACAGAATTACGGCTGGGGTTCTGCAGCTATAGATTCATTGGACAACTGCAGAGATAACTATTACATACCTGACAGCCAGGGGTGGTCTTATGGACGCTGGAAAAGGCGGAACAATGAGGCAAGCAGAAGGAATAACAGGAATAGAGACAGAGGAGGTCCCATTAGCTCAAAGGCCATGAAACCAAAGTATCATGCTGATGAGCATAATGGCGCCAATAATAGCTGGAGGCACTGCCGAGTAAGAAATAACATGCATTACTCCTATGAGAATCCTGGTCGCAACCAGTCACTTGCAATGTGA